The Clostridium botulinum BKT015925 genome includes the window TATAGGGAAATCTACAATATTGTTACAAACGGCTAATAATATTGCATCTAAAGTAGGTAAAGTATTATATGTATCAGGTGAAGAATCGGGAGAACAAATAAAAATTAGAGGAGATAGAATAGGAAATATATCTTCAGAATTATACATTTTATCTGAAACTAATTTGGAATTAATAGAAGAACATATTAATTTTATGGAACCTGTGTTTGTTATTATAGATTCTATACAGACATTATTTAAACCTTCTATAGAATCAGCACCAGGTAGTGTATCTCAAGTTAGAGAATGTTCTAATGAGCTTATGAGAATTGCAAAGACAAAAAATATACCTTTATTTATAGTTGCTCATGTAACTAAACAAGGGGAACTTGCAGGACCTAGGGTATTGGAGCATATGGTAGATACGGTTCTTTCTTTTGAGGGTGAAAGAACACAAGAGTTTAGAATATTAAGAACATTAAAAAATAGATTTGGTACTACAAGTGAAATTGGAGTATTTGAAATGAGACAAGAAGGTCTTAAGGAAATCTTCAATCCATCCGAAGTATTTCTAGAGGAGACTAATTTTAATTCAGAGGGGTCTATAGTAATAGGCATTATGGAAGGAACTCGACCTATTTTGGTTGAAATACAAGCTCTAGTTACGGAAACTAAAGCAATTATGCCAAGAAGAACAGCGGTAGGTGTTGATAATTCTAGGTTAAACTTAATATTAGCAGTACTAGAGAAAAAATTAAAAATACCTTTTTATAACTGTGATGTTTATGTTAATGTAGTCGGTGGCATGGATATTGAAGGGACATATGGAGACTTAGGTCTTGCCCTAGCTTTGATATCAAGTATTAAGGGAAGAAATTTTAAACTTGATAAAATGATAGTTTTTGGAGAAATAGGTTTAACAGGAGAAGTAAGACCTATTTCATTATGTGATAGACTTGTTAATGAAGGTATAAAAATGGGATTTCAGAACATTGTTATACCAACCAGAAATAAGGAAAAAATTATAACTAAAAATGAAAATATTATTGGCGTATCATCATTGAGAGAAGCAGTAAGTAAAGTGTTTTAAAATAGTATATAAAAGAAGGGAGGGGAATATATGAGATTAGAAAAAGACAAGAAGCTTATAAATTTATTAAAAATTACAGCACCTGGGACTCAATTAAGAGATGGGCTTGACAATATCCTAAGAGCAAAAACAGGAGGCCTTATAATACTTGGAGATACTGAAGAAATATTAGAACTTGTAGATGGCGGATTTAATATAGATTCTGAATATAGTCCTTCATATATATATGAGCTTGCTAAAATGGATGGGGCTATAGTATTGAGTAGTGATTTAAAAAGAATACTTTATGCTAATACTCAGCTTATACCACAAGCATCTATTCCTACTTTTGAAACAGGAACAAGACATAGAACGGCGCATAGGGTTACAAAACAAACAGGGTGTATTGTTATTGCAATTTCTCAAAGAAGAAACATAATAACTGTATATAAAAATGATATAAAATATGTTTTAAGGGATAGTAGTGTTATACTTGCAAGAGCTAATCAGGCTATTCAGACATTAGAAAAGTATGTATCTGTTTTAGAGAGGGTTATGAGTAATCTAAATTTACTTGAATTTCAAGACTTAGTTACATTATTTGATGTGATGACAGCCATTCAAAGAACTGAGATGGTAATGAGAATAGTAGATGAAGTTGAAAGATACATAATAGAACTTGGAAATGAGGGTAGACTTATATCCATGCAGCTTAATGAACTTATAAAGAGTGTTGAGGAAGATGGAATACTTGTAATTAGAGATTATTGTCAAGATGGAATGGATCATAATAAAATATATGAACAAATTCAAAATATGTCTTCAGATGAAATTTTAGAATTAGATGCTATTTCTAAAGCGTTAGGATATACAGGAGTTCCATTAGTAGATACTCTAATTTCTCCAAGAGGGTATAGGATGCTTAGCAAAATACCAAGAATACCTGTTAATGTAATTGAAAATCTGGTTAATAATTTTAAAGAATTAAAAGAAGTTATGGAAGCATCTTATGAGGAACTGGATAATGTAGAAGGTATAGGAGAGGCAAGAGCTAAAGCTATTAAAAATGGACTTAGAAGATTAAGAGAACAATTCATGATTGATAAACAAATATAGCACAAAATAAGTTAACTTATTTTGTGCTATATTTGTTTATCTTAAATTATACTTTCCGAGAGTGTTTATTTTGTTATATTCTTTTAGAAGTATATCATATAAATTTAAATCTAATAAGTTACACAATGATGTTAAGTAAAATAGGTTATTACCTATTTCTCTTTCTAGGACATCTCTGCAACCTTCACAGAGTTTCCCATTTAGATGTGTATTTAAATGAGTTTTTAAATTATCTATATTTATATTACTTTCTTCTGGTATAGATTGCTTTGCAGCATCAATTTCTATACATCCACAATTAGTAACTGATTTAGCAATAGCCCTATTTATTCGCCCTTCTGTTTCTTGAAGTTTTGTGATTATATCTAATAAACTTCTGTGTCTTAAAAGAGATTCATCTACTGCATTTTGAAAATCATCAAAAATAACGTCTTTCATAGTCTCAACTCCTTGTGGTAATCAACCAATATATTACAAATTAATTATAAAATGTTTTATGTAGCTTTGTCAACAAAACTAAATTTATAATTTGTACATGTATATATAATAAAGCATTAAATTTTTTATTAATAGGGGGATTAATAAGTTAAATTTTAGTCAAAAATATATATGAAGGAAAATATTCATGAATAAACTATAAACAAATTTTCCTTTAGTTGAAATAACGTATATAATAATATATATTGTTATTACAAAAGTTAAATAATGTTTGGGTTTATATTTATTGAGGAGGTGAACTATATGTTTAAAAAAATATTGAGGGGACTTTTTACTCTAATGGGAATAGCGTTGGGATTCTTGTGCGGTAAGTGGATTCTTCAATTACAAAAATTATCATATTTTGATGATAACGTAATTTTAAAAATTATATTTTTAATTTTTTCTTCTTTGTTTTTAGGACTTATATTGTTTTTGCTTTCACCTGTTTTAAGTTCTCTAATAACTAAATTTATAGAATATTTAGAAGATAGCATACAAAAGACACCTGCAGTAGACGTATTGATTGGGGCTGTTGGAGGTATTATAGGATTGCTCATTTCAATTCCTATAGCAAGTTTATTTAATGAATCTGTTATTGGAAAAATAATTGGTGTAATTATAGTACTTATAGTAGCACTTGTGTTATCGGATGTTTTTGTAAAAAAGAAAGAAGATATAATTGGTTTTGCAATTAATCTTAGGAAACCAGGAAATATTAAAGAAAAAAAAATAAAATCTTCTTACAAGGGAATTCCTAAAGTGTTAGATACATCTGTAATAATAGACGGAAGAATTTTGGATATATGTCAAACTGGATTTATTGAAGGAACTTTAGTTATACCTAATTTTGTTTTGGATGAATTAAGGCATATAGCAGATTCGTCTGATAGTTTAAAGAGAAATAGGGGCAGAAGAGGACTTGATATACTTAATAGCCTTCAAAAAGAGTTAGGATTAGATGTTCATATAACAGATAGAGATTTTCCGGAAATTGAAGAAGTAGATAGTAAGCTTTTAAAATTAGGAAAAGTTTTAAAAGGAAAAGTAATAACAAATGATTACAATTTAAACAAAGTAGCCGGAGTACAAGGAGTGCCGGTATTAAATATAAATGAACTTGCTAATGCGGTAAAACCTGTAGTTCTTCCAGGTGAAGAAATGACATTACAAATTATTAAAGATGGAAAAGAGCAAGAGCAAGGAATAGGATATTTAGATGATGGTACAATGATAGTTGTTGAAGGTGGAAGAAGACACATTGGTGAAGTTATGGATGTAATAGTTACATCAGTACTACAAACTGCCGCTGGGAGAATGATATTTGCAAGACAAAAAAGATAAATACTAAAGAGGTGTTTAGTGTGAGTAATAATTGTGCAATTATAGTAGCTGCAGGTAGGGGAAGCAGAATGAAGGCTGATATAAACAAACAGTTTATAGAGTTGGATGGAAAACCTATTTTATACTATACACTAAAAAAATTTCAAGATAATAACTTTATAGATAAAATAGTGTTAGTTTTAGCTAAAGAAGAAATTGAGTATTGCAAGAAAAATATTTTGAATAAATATAGCTTAGATAAAGTTAAAAAAATAGTAAAAGGGGGATCCACAAGACAAGAATCGGTTATAAATGGTATACTTGCATCGGAAGGTAGCGATATAGTTTTAATACATGATGGAGCAAGACCTTTTGTTGAAGATAGAGTAATTAATGATGGTATAAAGTATGCTAATTTATATGGAGCTTGTGCTTGTGGTGTAAGTGTTAAAGATACAATAAAGGTAAAAAGAGAAGATGGATTTTCTACAGAAACGTTAAAGAGAGAAAAACTATTTTCAGTTCAGACACCTCAAAGTTTTAAGTATAACTTAATATTAGAATCTCATAGAAAGGTATTAAGTGAAAAGATACAAGTTACAGATGATACATCGGTTGTAGAGAATTGTGGCCATGAAGTATACTTATATGAAGGAAGTTATAACAATATAAAGATAACTACGCCAGAGGACTTAGTTATAGGAAAAACTATATTAGAAAATAATTAAAAATATTAACGAAAAGGAACTCCCTCTAATAATTTATTAAAGGGAGTTTATTAAATTATATAAGAAACACTATATTAGTACATAAATATAGTGATTTACTAGTAGAAGAATAAACAATAAATATGTATAATTTATAATAGGGTAGTAAATGCGATAATATACTGAGAAATTTTAGGTTATCATAAATAGAATAAGTGATATATAACTTGTTAGGAGGCAATAAAATGAAACTATTTAATACTATGACTAGACAAAAAGAAGAATTTAAGCCTATAAAAGATGGAGAAGTTAATATGTATGTCTGTGGTCCTACAGTATACAATTATTTTCATATAGGAAATGGAAGAACTTTTTTAGTATTTGATACTATAAGACGATATTTTGAGTATAAGGGGTATAAGGTTAATTTTATACAAAATTTTACGGATATAGATGATAAGATGATAAAAAAGGCTAATGAAGAAAATATAACGGTGAAAGAATTAGGAGACAGATTTATAGAGGAATACTATAAAGATTCAGATGGGTTAAATATAAAAAGAGCAACAGTAAATCCAAGAGCAACGGAATTTATGGATGAAATAGTAGCTTTTGTTAAAGATTTAATTGATAAAGGATATGCTTATAAGGTTGATGGTGATGTATATTTTAGTACAAAAAAATTCACTGAATATGGAAAATTATCGGGTCAAAATTTAGAAGATTTACAAGCAGGGGCAAGAATAACGGTAGATGAGAGAAAACAAGATCCAATGGATTTTGCAATTTGGAAGAATGAAAAACCAGGTGAACCATCTTGGGAAAGTCCATGGGGAAAGGGTAGACCAGGATGGCATATAGAGTGTTCTTGCATGGCGCATAAATTGCTTGGAGATACTATAGATATACATGCAGGGGGTGCTGATTTAGTATTCCCGCATCATGAAAATGAAATAGCTCAAAGTGAAGCTAGAAATGGAAAGGCTTTTGCAAACTATTGGATGCATTCAGCTTATTTAAATATTAATAATAAAAAGATGTCTAAGTCTTTAAATAACTTTTTTACTACAAGAGAGATATTAGAAAGATATGATGCAGAAGTAATTAGATTATTTATGCTTTCAGCTCATTATAGAACACCTTTAAATTTTAGTGATGAGCTTTTAGAGAGTGCTAAAGCTTCTAATGAAAGATTATATAATTCAATAGGAAATTTAGAAAGACTTTTAGATGAAGTTAAAATAGAAAAAATGACTGAAGATGAAAAAGAATACACTAAAGTATTAAATTCATATAAAGAAAAGTATATAGAAAAAATGGACGATGATTTTAATACTGCGGATGCTATAGCTGTAATTTTTGATTTAATAAAGGAAATAAATACACATGTAAATGCAGATTCTTCAAAAGAATTAGTTAACTATTCTTTAGAAATTATAAGAGAACTTGGTATGCCCCTTGGAATACTTCAAAAATCAACAATGCTTGATTTAAATGCTGAAATAGAAGGATTAATAGAACAAAGACAACAAGCAAGAAAAGATAGAAATTGGGCATTGGCTGATAAAATAAGAGATGATTTAAAGGCTAGAGGGATAGTTTTAGAAGATACACCTCAAGGAGTTAGATGGAAAAAAGAACAATAATAATTAAAAATAAAGTGTGGTCATATTAAAATGACTGCACTTTTAAATTTATTGAAATTATAGTATCATTAACTTAATGACGCAATGTATCATAAAGGAGATATTTAAATGGAAATTGACTTTTTGAAAAATAAGTTTACCATAAATGAAGCTATGCAGTTAAATCCTTTAGTATTAGCATTTATAGGCGATGCTATTTATGAAGTGTTTGTAAGAACATACTTAGTTGATGAACATAGAGATATGTCTGCACATAAACTTCATGTAAAGGCAGTTTCTTTTGTTAAAGCACATTCTCAAAGTGAACTAATGAAGGAAATGATGGATATTTTAACTGAGGAAGAATGTAGAATATTTAAAAGAGGAAGAAATGCTAAATCAGGAACAGTGCCTAAAAATGCAGATGTTACAGAATATAGAATGGCAACTGGTTTTGAAGCATTAATGGGATTTTTATATTTGACAAATCAGTTAGAGAGACTTAATGAATTAATGAATATTATTGTGAAAATACATAAATAGATAATTTTAGTAAGGGGTAGAAGAATGGAGTTAAAAGTTAGATTAATAGAACACACACCAAATCCGGAAAAAGTTATAGCATCAGCTGCAAAACTTTGCTATAGTGCTGTTGGAATAGATGATATATTGGAAGGATTAGATGAAGAAAATGTTCAAGGATTTTTAAATAGGTTAATGTCATATGGGCATATGTCACCAATAGAACATGTGTCATTTACATTTGCGGTTGAAGGAGTATCACGTTCTTTAACACATCAATTAGTTAGACATAGAATTGCATCTTATTCACAACAAAGTCAAAGGTATGTTAAATTAAATCAATTTAATTACATAGTTCCGCCTGAGATTGAGAAAAATGATAACGCAAGAGAAATTTTTATTGAAGCTATGGAAAAGAGTCAAAAAGCATATGATGAAATTGTTGATATATTAAAAGAAAAATATATAGATAATGGTATGAAAAAATTAGCTGCTGAAAAAAAGGCTATTGAGGATGCAAGATATGTTTTCCCAAACGCTTGTGAAACTAAAGTAGTTCTTACTATGAATGCTAGAAGTTTAATGAACTTTTTTGAACATAGATGTTGTAACAGAGCTCAATGGGAAATTCATGCTTTAGCAGATGAAATGCTAAAAGAAGTTAGAAAAGTGGCTCCTATTTTATTCAAAAATGCTGGGCCTTTATGTGTTAAAGGAAATTGTCCAGAAGGAACCATGACTTGTGGTAGTGTTAAAGATGTAAGAGAAAAATATTCATAAATAAAACTTTACAATATGAAAGAGGTATCATATGAAGGAATTTAAAAAAAACAACGGAAAAAATAATAATATTGCGAATAAAGAAGAGAGAGAAGACTTAATAGAGGGAAGAAATGCAGTTATAGAGGCTTTAAAAAGTGATAGAACTGTAGAATATGTAATGATTGCTAAAGGAAGCGTTACAGGTTCTATAAATAAAGTTGTAGCAATTGCAAAGGATAAAGGAATAGTAATAAAAGAAGTTGATAGAAAAAAGCTTGATTCAATGTCTATAACAGGATCACATCAAGGTGTAATGGCTATAGTTACTCCGTATCAATATTGTGAGGTTGAAGATATACTTAAGTGTGCAGAAGAAAAAGGTGAGGATCCTTTTATTTTAATATTAGATGAAATTGAAGATCCACATAATTTAGGTTCTATAATGAGAACAGCTGAAATTTGTGGAGTTCATGGGATAATAATACCTAAGAGAAGAAATGTTGGGATAACTCCAACTGTATATAAAACATCAGCTGGGGCTACTGAATATATGAAGGTGGCAAAAGTAGCAAATTTAAATAGATCTATTGATGATATTAAAGAAAAAGGAATTTGGGTTTATGGAGCGGATATGGCTGGAGAAAGTTATTGTTTTCAAACAAACTTTAAAGGGGCAGTAGCTTTGGTTATAGGTAGTGAAGGAAGAGGAATCTCAAAGCTTACAAAAGAAAAGTGCGATGTTTTGGTTAAAGTTCCAATGGTAGGGAATATAACATCTTTAAATGCATCTGTAGCGGCCGGTATCATGATGTATGAGGTCTTAAAACAAAAAATGGAATAGTGTAATATTGTGAGAAACGTATTTGTAGATGGATATAATGTTATTAATAGTTGGCCGGATTTAAAGAAAATTAAAGAGTACAGTTTTGAGGCGGCGCGAAATAAACTTATTGAATTAATGCAAAATTATGGGGCATATAATGGATACAAGATATTCGTGGTTTTTGATGCTCATCTTTTAAAAGGAAGCCTTGAAAAAAAAGAAAGAATGAACAACGTTATAGTAGTATTTACTAAAGAAGGAGAAACAGCAGATAGTTTTATAGAAAGATATGTTAGTAATTTAGGAAGAAAGATAGAAGTATGTGTTGTAACATCTGACTCTTTAGAACAACAAGTTACATTTCAACGGGGAGCCACAAGAATGTCTTCCATTGAATTTTATAATGAAGTTAAGAATACTAATGAGAAAATTGTAGCCAAAACCAAAAAAACTAGTAGTATGAATAGATTACTATTAGAAGACAGAATTAATGAAAAAGTTTTACAAAAACTTGAAAAAATTAGAAAAAGTCGGTAAAAAATCTTGACTATAAATTTCCTTTTAATGTATAATAAAATATATAATGTATATTGCGATATGATTTTAAGGTTAATTCTGCTATATTGGGTGGAGGGGATATTTTGTTGAATAAGATACGCGTTGGCGAAAATGATATAGAAATGGAAACAAATGAAAGGCTAGATGAAGATATAGCTTTGGAAGCAAAACAAGGTGATGTAGAGGCTCAGGAATATTTGATAAATAAATATAAAAACTTTGTAAAAGCCAAAGCAAAGTCTTATTTTTTAATAGGAGCGGATAAAGAGGATATTTATCAAGAAGGTATGATAGGGCTTTATAAAGCAATACGAGATTTTAAACCTGATAAATTAGCTTCTTTTAAAGCTTTTGCGGAGTTGTGTGTCACAAGACAAATAATAACAGCTATAAAAACAGCTACACGACAAAAGCATATACCTCTTAATACATATGTTTCTTTAAATAAACCTATTTATGATGAAGAATCAGATAGAACTTTGTTAGATATATTATCTACAGTAAAAATATGTGATCCTGAAGAATTGGTTATAAGTAGAGAAGAGGTATTAAAAATAGAGAGTGATATTCAAGAGGTGCTTTCAGAACTTGAATTAGAAGTTTTAAATTCATATCTTCAAGGGAAATCTTATCAAGAAATTGCATGTGATTTAGATAGACATTCTAAATCTATTGATAATGCTCTTCAGAGAGTTAAGAGGAAGCTAGAAAAATGCTTGAATAAAAAGGTGAAAAGTTGTTGACAAAAAAAAGTGTAAATAGTAAAATAAATAATTGGTATAGGGCTTTTGAAAAACAGCATATGAGGAGCAACTTTTTTAGGAAAAGTTTGATTCTTAAAAAGGGTGTCATGGGCTCGATACCTAAGGTAAGAAGGAATGATGCCCATGTAGCTCAGCTGGCAGAGCGTCACCTTGGTAAGGTGGAGGTCGCCGGTTCAAGCCCGGTCGTGGGCTCCATGAATTAAAACAGCTGACAACACACCAGGATAGGTTTACGAAAAGGTTAAAAATATTTAATTTAATTAATTTAATTGAATTTAAAAGTGAACAGGAGGAATAAACAATGGCAAGACAAAAGTTTGAAAGAAATAAGCCACACGTAAATATAGGAACAATAGGTCACGTAGACCACGGTAAGACAACAACAACAGCAGCAATCACAATGACATTAGCAAAAGCAGGTGGAGCAGAAGTACAAAACTACGAAGATATCGATAAAGCTCCAGAAGAAAAAGAAAGAGGAATCACAATCAACACAGCACACGTTGAATATGAAACAGAAAACAGACACTATGCGCACGTTGACTGCCCAGGACACGCAGATTATGTAAAGAACATGATTACAGGAGCAGCACAAATGGATGGAGCTATCTTAGTTGTATCAGCAGCAGATGGTCCAATGCCACAAACAAGAGAACATATACTACTAGCATCAAGAGTAGGAGTTAACCACATAGTAGTATTCTTAAATAAATCAGACCAAGTAGACGATCCAGAATTATTAGAATTAGTAGAAATGGAAGTAAGAGAATTATTAAGCGAATACGGATTCGATGGAGATGAATGCCCAGTAGTAGTAGGATCATCATTAAAAGCAATCGAAGAAGGCGACGATCAATGCATCTTAGATTTAATGGCAGCAGTAGATGCATACATCCCAACTCCAGAAAGAGCAACAGATCAACCATTCTTAATGCCAGTGGAAGATGTATTCACAATCACAGGAAGAGGAACAGTTGCAACAGGAAGAGTTGAAAGAGGAGTACTACACGTAGGAGACGAAGTACAAATCGTAGGAATGAAAGAAGAAATCGGAAAGACAACAATTACAGGAGTAGAAATGTTCAGAAAGATGTTAGATGAAGCAATGGCTGGAGATAACATTGGAGCATTATTAAGAGGAGTACAAAGAGACGAAATCGAAAGAGGTCAAGTATTAGCAAAACCTGATACAGTAACTCCACACAAAAAATTCGTAGGTCAAGTATATGTATTAAAGAAAGAAGAAGGTGGAAGACACACTCCGTTCTTTAACGGATATAGACCACAATTCTACTTCAGAACAACAGACGTAACAGGATCAATCGCTTTACCAGACGGAGTAGAAATGGTAATGCCAGGAGATCACATAGATATGACAGTAGAATTAATTACACCAGTAGCAATGGAAAGCAACTTAAGATTTGCTATCAGAGAAGGTGGAAGAACAGTTGGTTCAGGAGTTGTTACTACAATAACTGAATAATTTAACTGGATGTTAAGTTTTAACTTTAAATGAAAAATAAATAATGATGAAGGGACTAGGTTTGAAGCTTAGTCCTTTTGAAAGAAAATGCATTATAAATACATTAAAAATGTATTAAATGTAAAAGATGGTATAAAATTATATATAAAGCGATAATATACAAAAAAAAGTTGACATATACAGTAACTTGTGATAAGTTTGTAAGGTAACGCGCAAACTCAGCGTAGTATTTACAGAGAAGAAATTATATACTACACATGTAAGCAATACCTGTGTGTGTATACGCAGAATATGGAGGTGTAGGTTGTGAGAGTAAAAGTAACTTTAGCATGTACAGAATGTAAACAAAGAAACTACAATACAATGAAAAACAAAAAGAACAATTCAGAAAGATTAGAAATGAGAAAGTATTGCAAATTCTGCCACACGCACACACTTCACAAAGAAACAAAATAGTTATCTGTATTCACTAAAAAAAATAAGGATGTGAATATAATGGCTTTAAATGAAAGTAAAAAGCTTGAAAAGCAGTCATCTGGAGGTATAGTCAAGTTTTTAAAAGAACTTAAGGCAGAGACCAAAAGGATAACTTGGCCACCTAAAGAACAAACGAAGAAGTCTACTATTATAGTTTTGTTTTTTTGTGCTGTTAGTGCTATTATAATAGGACTTATGGATTCTGGATTTAGTAGTCTTTATAAGATTATTTTTAAATAAGATGATATGATAATATTAAAATAAAAGGGAGGTAGGAATGAGAGTTATCTCATTTCCTGAAATATGGCAGAAAAAGTTCGTTGGTATGTTGTTCATACTTACTCTGGTTATGAAAACAAAGTAAAAGTGAATTTGGAAAAAACAATAGAAAACAGAGGATTACACGATCTAATTCACGACATACAAGTCCCTATGGAAGAAGTAGTTGAAGTAAAAGAAGGAAAGAAAAAAGTAACTCAGAAAAAAGTCTTTCCTGGTTATGTCCTTGTGAAGATGATAATGTCAGATGAATCTTGGTACATAGTTAGAAATACAAGAGGAGTTACGGGATTTGTAGGACCTGGATCAAAACCAGTACCTCTAACTGAAGAAGAAGTGTTAGCTATGGGTATAAGTGAAAAAACTATAGATATAGATATTTCAGTAGGGGAAAGTGTAAAAGTAATTTCAGGACCTCTGAAGAGTTTTGTTGCAGTAATACAAGAAATAAATGTTGAAAAACAAAAGATTAAAGCGTTAGTTAATATGTTTGGTAGGGAAACACCTACTGAACTTAATTTTAATCAAATAGAAAAACTAGATTAATCTGCTATAAGACGAAGTCTTACAGTGGGAGAGTTGAAAAAACTCGCATTACCACATATGAGGAGGTGTAAACTATGGCAAAAAAAGTAGTAGGAATGATTAAACTTCAACTTCCAGCAGGAAAGGCAACTCCAGCACCACCAGTTGGACCAGCATTAGGACAACACGGTGTTAACATTATGGCTTTCTGTAAGGAATACAATGCTAAAACAGCAAATCAAGCAGGAATGACAATTCCAGTTATAATTTCTGTATATCAAGATAGATCTTTCAGCTTCATTCTTAAGACTCCTCCAGCAGCAGTTTTAATTAAAAAAGCAGCTGGATTAGAAAGTGGTTCAGGAGAACCTAATAAGACTAAAGTTGGTAAGATAACTAAAGCTCAATTAAAAGAAATAGCTGAAACTAAGATGCCTGATTTAAATGCTGCATCTGTAGAAACTGCTATGAGCATGATAGCAGGTACTGCTAGAAGCATGGGTATAACAGTAGAAGAATAAAATATGTTAAATTAGTGGGAGGTATTCACCGCTAATACCACAAGGAGGAAAGAATATGGCAAAAATGGGTAAAAAGTATGCTGAAAGCATTAAATTAATAGATAAAAATGCTTTATATACACCTTCTGAAGCTATAGATCTTACTTTAAAAACTGCAAAAGCTAAATTCGATGAAACTATAGAACTTTCTATAAGACTTGGTGTTGATCCAAGACATGCAGATCAACAAGTTAGAGGAGCAGTAGTACTTCCTCATGGAACAGGAAAGAAAGTTAGAGTTTTAGTATTTGCAAAGGGAGATAAGGTTAAAGAAGCAGAAGCTGCAGGAGCAGATTATGTAGGAGCAGAAGAATATTTAGATAAAATTCAAAAAGAAAATTGGTTTGAATTTGACGTAGTAGTAGCTACACCAGATATGATGGGAGTAGTAGGAAGATTAGGTAGAGTATTAGGACCTAAGGGATTAATGCCTAACCCTAAATCAGGAACAGTTACATTTGATGTTGCTAAAGCAATAGCTGATATCAAAGCTGGTAAAGTTGAATACAGACTAGATAAAACTGCTATAGTTCACGTTCCAGTAGGTAAAAAATCTTTTGGAAATGAAAAATTAGCAGAAAACTACAATGTATTAATGGAAGCTATAGTTAAAGCTAAACCAGCAGCAGCTAAAGGACAATACATTAAATCAGTAGCTATATCAAGCACTATGGGACCAGGAGTTAAAATTAACCCAGCAAAAGTTTTAGGTTAGTATTGACAACTTAATTTGAATTTGATATAATTCAAAAGGTTCTATTAATTAGATAAGATAATACTCCGCAGACAGTAGGTGCGAAAGCATAACGGGGAACCAACCTACCGAGGATTTAAATATTCGGTATTTTGGATATATTAAGCC containing:
- the radA gene encoding DNA repair protein RadA, which codes for MAKSKNVFICQECGYEAPKWFGKCPGCATWNSMVEEKKMDTIKSKRVGITQNNSKPESILNIKSGEFNRYDTGIIELNRVLGGGLVKGSLTLISGAPGIGKSTILLQTANNIASKVGKVLYVSGEESGEQIKIRGDRIGNISSELYILSETNLELIEEHINFMEPVFVIIDSIQTLFKPSIESAPGSVSQVRECSNELMRIAKTKNIPLFIVAHVTKQGELAGPRVLEHMVDTVLSFEGERTQEFRILRTLKNRFGTTSEIGVFEMRQEGLKEIFNPSEVFLEETNFNSEGSIVIGIMEGTRPILVEIQALVTETKAIMPRRTAVGVDNSRLNLILAVLEKKLKIPFYNCDVYVNVVGGMDIEGTYGDLGLALALISSIKGRNFKLDKMIVFGEIGLTGEVRPISLCDRLVNEGIKMGFQNIVIPTRNKEKIITKNENIIGVSSLREAVSKVF
- the disA gene encoding DNA integrity scanning diadenylate cyclase DisA: MRLEKDKKLINLLKITAPGTQLRDGLDNILRAKTGGLIILGDTEEILELVDGGFNIDSEYSPSYIYELAKMDGAIVLSSDLKRILYANTQLIPQASIPTFETGTRHRTAHRVTKQTGCIVIAISQRRNIITVYKNDIKYVLRDSSVILARANQAIQTLEKYVSVLERVMSNLNLLEFQDLVTLFDVMTAIQRTEMVMRIVDEVERYIIELGNEGRLISMQLNELIKSVEEDGILVIRDYCQDGMDHNKIYEQIQNMSSDEILELDAISKALGYTGVPLVDTLISPRGYRMLSKIPRIPVNVIENLVNNFKELKEVMEASYEELDNVEGIGEARAKAIKNGLRRLREQFMIDKQI
- the cysS gene encoding cysteine--tRNA ligase is translated as MKLFNTMTRQKEEFKPIKDGEVNMYVCGPTVYNYFHIGNGRTFLVFDTIRRYFEYKGYKVNFIQNFTDIDDKMIKKANEENITVKELGDRFIEEYYKDSDGLNIKRATVNPRATEFMDEIVAFVKDLIDKGYAYKVDGDVYFSTKKFTEYGKLSGQNLEDLQAGARITVDERKQDPMDFAIWKNEKPGEPSWESPWGKGRPGWHIECSCMAHKLLGDTIDIHAGGADLVFPHHENEIAQSEARNGKAFANYWMHSAYLNINNKKMSKSLNNFFTTREILERYDAEVIRLFMLSAHYRTPLNFSDELLESAKASNERLYNSIGNLERLLDEVKIEKMTEDEKEYTKVLNSYKEKYIEKMDDDFNTADAIAVIFDLIKEINTHVNADSSKELVNYSLEIIRELGMPLGILQKSTMLDLNAEIEGLIEQRQQARKDRNWALADKIRDDLKARGIVLEDTPQGVRWKKEQ
- the ispD gene encoding 2-C-methyl-D-erythritol 4-phosphate cytidylyltransferase; the protein is MSNNCAIIVAAGRGSRMKADINKQFIELDGKPILYYTLKKFQDNNFIDKIVLVLAKEEIEYCKKNILNKYSLDKVKKIVKGGSTRQESVINGILASEGSDIVLIHDGARPFVEDRVINDGIKYANLYGACACGVSVKDTIKVKREDGFSTETLKREKLFSVQTPQSFKYNLILESHRKVLSEKIQVTDDTSVVENCGHEVYLYEGSYNNIKITTPEDLVIGKTILENN
- a CDS encoding PIN/TRAM domain-containing protein: MFKKILRGLFTLMGIALGFLCGKWILQLQKLSYFDDNVILKIIFLIFSSLFLGLILFLLSPVLSSLITKFIEYLEDSIQKTPAVDVLIGAVGGIIGLLISIPIASLFNESVIGKIIGVIIVLIVALVLSDVFVKKKEDIIGFAINLRKPGNIKEKKIKSSYKGIPKVLDTSVIIDGRILDICQTGFIEGTLVIPNFVLDELRHIADSSDSLKRNRGRRGLDILNSLQKELGLDVHITDRDFPEIEEVDSKLLKLGKVLKGKVITNDYNLNKVAGVQGVPVLNINELANAVKPVVLPGEEMTLQIIKDGKEQEQGIGYLDDGTMIVVEGGRRHIGEVMDVIVTSVLQTAAGRMIFARQKR